From Leishmania braziliensis MHOM/BR/75/M2904 complete genome, chromosome 35:
ccgccgcgctaCCCTCTTGTAGCCTACGACGCCTCACTttcacacatacacacgcacccgtCAACGCgtacctcccccccctcaagCGACGACGGAGGTGGCCACAGCGatttccctccctccgcctaTCTCTCTTTCCATTTTTTGGACTTGGGAGGTGTTTTTGTTGCCATATCTATCAATCTATCTGTATATATCTGTATATATCTATCTATGTACATCTGTATATGTTTTCGGCACcgttcctttctctttcctccttctTAGCGCTAAAGGAGAGTGCACTGgaaacagagaggaggggcaaCGTGCCGCCGCTACGTCTTCCCCGTTGTAGTACTCCTCTCCTTGTTTGAGGGAGGGTGTTTTTTTGCTGGGGTGagcttgtgtgtgtgtgtgttcgtgcGTGGCTTCTGTGCTcgtcctcttctttccccttcaTACTTATTGTgttgtgctttttttttttcattgcTCTTTTTTCGTAAGCCgttttctctcctgtgtgtgcgtgtgtttgaTCTTCTGATTGCCTTTGCACTTCTACTCGACTAACGTTTCCTCTTTCGCccattcctctcttttcaccccccccccctccatcagCCTACATCGTTGCCTTCctttgtgcctgtgtgctcACCTTCCCCACCGTTGGATAACGTCGCGAGAGccaaaaagaaagagacgctCTCGCGTTACGCACACGTAATTATAGAGCGAAAGGGGTACTGCAGAGAAGGGCCCAAACACGCTTGCTCTCCGTTGAAGGCTGTTGTGGTGAGGTGGCGCATCTCCTTTCGGCTTTTATTGcattattttttttttttgttgttgtcgttGCGTGACCGAGTCCGAGTGCAAGCCCAGAGGACAGGGGGTTTTTTAGCCGGCTTTTGGGCTTTATCACGGGGGCCAACGTGCGCTTTATTTACTCGTTACTTCCCTGTcacaccctctctttctgctgtggcggagaaaaaaaaaaacgcactGCTTTGCTGAGTCGCGCGAGCAGACGCAAGGGCAAGGGGGTAAGGCTAGAGCTACCGAAGcgaggggggtggtggtggttgaaACGAATACACGCCGCGGGGGATCACTGAAGAGCTGCGCATTTTTTTGGGGTGTGTCTCTGCGTCAGCTCGGGGTGTCGCACCATTTGGGACGGcgcctttcttttcgccCCTTTCATAGCACGACCCTCGCCCTCTTTTTgccgctcccctctcccctggCTTCTCACGAGTCGATCAACGCTCATCCGTGCGCTCAGGGCTGTGAAAGCGAAAGAACGCTTCTAGGCGGTATTGCGCTTCTTctgtattttttttttctcgttctACTTttgtttcccctttccctctgaAACTCAACTCGCCCTGACCgtgtgcttcttcttctgcagtCGAATGAGCAAGACACGAGGCAAGGTGGACGATCATGTCAAGTCGGCTTTGCCGGCCATAACGAAGGCTGCCACTTCATTCCCCAATGCCGCTGACACGACAGTCGCCGCCTCCAAAATGTCAGACTCAAGCAGAGATGGGCACAACCCCCTCATCGATGACCTCTTCAACGATCTGGGCCAGAACTTTTCCATTGATGATTTCTGTGGTGTCGGCTACTTACATGGAAAGAGCATCAGCAATAATGGTAGCTTTGCGAGCTTCGATCCAGAGCTGCGGCGTGCCAGCGAGGAATCCGAGACGAGCTCGCGTAGCAGCCCCCGCACGCGTCAGTTCAAGGCAGCTGCGGAGATTATCTGTCAGGTTGGTCAGCACTTCGTACACGCCATGCGGATGCACGAACTTGATACGTTCTTCTGCCCGGCTAGTGGTGAGAATACCGCGGACGCGTTGCGGCGCCAGCTGCGCACCAAGAATCAACAGGAGGTGGAGACGGTGGTAGTGACGTTAGTGGAGCTGCTCGAGACAGTGCGCAAGGAAGGAAGTCATGTAGCGCCGCTCGCCGGCGCGCTCTCGGAGCTCGATGGTATTGGGCGAAGTCGTGCCTTCTCCACTAGTATGATCTCAGGAATGAGCACGGCCAGCCTCATGCGGCCACCAGTGTATGAGACGAATCAGCTTGACATGGCGTACGATCAGCAAGGAAACCGCATGATCAACTGCTACAGGGTAATCGCAAATCTGGGACGCGGCGCGTACGGCAAAGTGAAACTTGGAATCGACACCAACACAGACCAGATGGTAGCCATCAAAATGATCGACAAGAAGTTCCTCAAGAAGAAGATCGGTGGCCTAGGCGCCAACAAccaggaggcggcgctgaagCGCGAAATTGCCATCATGAAGAAAGTACGCCATCGGaactgcgtctctctctacGAGGTGATTGACGACCCGGACTCGCACATGCTCTACCTAATCATGGAGTATGTGCCAAACGGGCCTGTGGTCCGGCTGAAACCGCACAAACTTGGGAGCACTGCCCTGAAGTCGATCGAGGCTGGCATTCCGCTGAGCGGCGAGGCCTGCAACAAAGTTCTGATGCGGTGCGCGGTACGGCAATCGGCTACTGGCGGGTCCGAGCCTCTCACTGATGCGGAGATTGCCAGTAATCCAACTGTTTTCTTCTGCAAGCCACTAGGCCAGCACATCTGTGCGCTGTACTTGCGCCAACTCGTGAGTGGGCTGCGGTATATGCACAAGCGGAACCTCGTCCATCACGACATCAAGCCGGACAACATCTTGCTCGGCACTGACCATCAGGTTTTTCTCACTGACTTTGGTGTCAGCGAGATTCTCTCTACCCGGCAGGAGATGAAGGATGCAGTGGAGAGTAACCATAACAGCAAAAGTGACGACGGCAGTAGCGACTACTCCTCCAGATCTCTCGGTAGTGATTCGACCGGCGGGGATCGAAAGGGGGACGGGGGTGGTAGTAAACCTCGCTTGGGTGGTGGCACGCTTCTCTTCACCGCGCCGGAGCTGTTTGACGGCTCCGTGAATCAGCACTCGCTGGATCCCCACCTCACCGATGTCTGGGCGCTCGGGGCCACCCTTTACTGCATGCTGGTCGGTATGCCCCCGTTTTTTGGCAACTCGTACGCCGAGGTGCGCACAAACGTTCTGACGCAGGCGTACCCGTGGTGCGGCAAGACAATGTacgagacgctgctggcaaCGGAGTGGAGGGTCGTGCTGAATGGGTTGCTGGCCAAGGACCCCACCAAGCGCTGGTCTCTGGCGCAACTCAAGTCCTTCCTGGACCAGGAGAGCTTCCAGGATACCATGCGGCAGAGCGCGTTTCACGAGGCGTCGTTGGGGACTCGTTCCTCGACCTGTCTGGACGGTGACacgtttctctcttcttccacagcgcagcgcaccactGGCTTGGTGATGCCGTTGTCGGATGCGACGCCGGTCGTGGCACCCGGGCCATCGCCTGAGTGTCTCCCGATGGCGAACGGCTCCAAcatccccttccctcctcatGTGgtgccttctgctgctcgcgtTTCTGCCCTGCCGGTGGAGCCCGGCGGCGCTTCTCACAGCTTCTTGCGCGACTTCAGTGTATCGGAGCAGGAGGTGCGGGACGCCACGCGAACGGTGAAGGTTGAGGTGCGGCGGCAGTCAATCGTCCTCTCGGCGCCCGCGCGTGCTATTGTGTGCAGCTACGTCAAATCCATTCGTGCAGGTATGCAGGGCCGGAGCTCCATTCAACTGAGCTGCTCGTCCCCTTTCGGTAGCATCGCGTACGTCGGATCCCCTTCCTCTGTGAAGATGCATGCCGGCGCCAACAAGATCAGTAAGATGAGCACCTCCAGCGGTGAAACGGAGCATGTGACTCAAGCCCccagcgtcgctgctgaggtgAGGTTCCGTCACAGCAGTGAAGCCGGTCCTATAAGTGCTACTTCTCTTTTTTATCCGCCGCGGAGGAGCTCTCGGATATCGGCGGTGACGACTCGCACGGGGAAGCAGTCGgaaggtggcggtggcggtcgcGCGCtcgcaggcggcagcgcggaaGGCTGTGTCGTGGGCCGACCCGCACAGCCACTGGATGCCGCTTTCTCTATAGTGAACTTGCAAAGTAACGCGGCTGAGTACTCTCCCACTTTGAGCAGGATGTCATCGAGCGCCTCGTCGCGGCATTCCTTTTTGGCACAGCGCGCACCTGGTGGGCATCACGCTGGTAGGGAAGCCAACAACGAAAACGGCACCCTGACGAGAAACTCGGCAACTCCAAGCGGGGACACGCGAGTGCTGGGGAGCGGGACGGCCGACACAGCTAGTTGGTTTAACGCCAAGGTGCCATCGACGGTAGCGCAAACGATGCTACCCGAGAGCGTGACGCCTTCCCTTATTGATGAGGGGGATGACCGACAAGGGGTAGACGACGATGGCGACAGCAGCCGATTCTCGAAATTACCGGGCTGCAAGAAAACACCGTGTGGCACCTTGCTCAGTAACGACGGCGGCTTTGACCAGGTGACATTGACGCCCGGGTCACGCTCAGtggcgccgccactgctcaACTCTGTTCTCtacagcgccaccagcggTGTGGGAGATAGCGACTCAGGTGGGTACCGCAGTACATCTCCTAACCCGAATACTGTCAGCACGCCTGGCGCTTTTTTGGCTATGCCCTCAGAAAAGTCTGCCTTTGCGACGCGGTCGCCAGGTTGGTTGGGCCTGCGAGAGAACAGATACCCTATAcagccactgcagcaccgcctctctgAGGGTAAACTAGTAGCTCCCGCCTTGA
This genomic window contains:
- a CDS encoding putative protein kinase, with product MSKTRGKVDDHVKSALPAITKAATSFPNAADTTVAASKMSDSSRDGHNPLIDDLFNDLGQNFSIDDFCGVGYLHGKSISNNGSFASFDPELRRASEESETSSRSSPRTRQFKAAAEIICQVGQHFVHAMRMHELDTFFCPASGENTADALRRQLRTKNQQEVETVVVTLVELLETVRKEGSHVAPLAGALSELDGIGRSRAFSTSMISGMSTASLMRPPVYETNQLDMAYDQQGNRMINCYRVIANLGRGAYGKVKLGIDTNTDQMVAIKMIDKKFLKKKIGGLGANNQEAALKREIAIMKKVRHRNCVSLYEVIDDPDSHMLYLIMEYVPNGPVVRLKPHKLGSTALKSIEAGIPLSGEACNKVLMRCAVRQSATGGSEPLTDAEIASNPTVFFCKPLGQHICALYLRQLVSGLRYMHKRNLVHHDIKPDNILLGTDHQVFLTDFGVSEILSTRQEMKDAVESNHNSKSDDGSSDYSSRSLGSDSTGGDRKGDGGGSKPRLGGGTLLFTAPELFDGSVNQHSLDPHLTDVWALGATLYCMLVGMPPFFGNSYAEVRTNVLTQAYPWCGKTMYETLLATEWRVVLNGLLAKDPTKRWSLAQLKSFLDQESFQDTMRQSAFHEASLGTRSSTCLDGDTFLSSSTAQRTTGLVMPLSDATPVVAPGPSPECLPMANGSNIPFPPHVVPSAARVSALPVEPGGASHSFLRDFSVSEQEVRDATRTVKVEVRRQSIVLSAPARAIVCSYVKSIRAGMQGRSSIQLSCSSPFGSIAYVGSPSSVKMHAGANKISKMSTSSGETEHVTQAPSVAAEVRFRHSSEAGPISATSLFYPPRRSSRISAVTTRTGKQSEGGGGGRALAGGSAEGCVVGRPAQPLDAAFSIVNLQSNAAEYSPTLSRMSSSASSRHSFLAQRAPGGHHAGREANNENGTLTRNSATPSGDTRVLGSGTADTASWFNAKVPSTVAQTMLPESVTPSLIDEGDDRQGVDDDGDSSRFSKLPGCKKTPCGTLLSNDGGFDQVTLTPGSRSVAPPLLNSVLYSATSGVGDSDSGGYRSTSPNPNTVSTPGAFLAMPSEKSAFATRSPGWLGLRENRYPIQPLQHRLSEGKLVAPALTAFEEVLSVARSERRATVNRK